The region CCTTGTCCGGCGCGGACGCCGACCGGTCGGCTGGGCCGAGACCGGCGCCGAACTGCCCCTCGACTTCACCGTGATGACCTGGCGCGACTCGGCCCACACTCTGACCGCGGCCCGCCGCGGCCACCCCGTCGTCAGCGCCTACCACCGGGCCACCTACCTCGACTACGCCCAGTCCGGCGACCCGCGCGAACCACTGGCCCAGCCCGGAGGCGTCGTCGATCTGCCCGCCGTCCACGCCCACGATCCCGTACCCGAGGACGCGGCCCCGGACGTGGCCGCGCGCGTGCTCGGCACCCAGACCCAGCTGTGGACCGAGTTCGTCACGACGCCCGCCCACATCGAGTACCTGAACTACCCGCGGCTGTGTGCCCTCGCCGACCGCGCCTGGAGCGGCGCGACCGACTGGACCGACTTCCGTTCCCGCCTCGACGAGCACACCGTACGGCTCGACGCCCTCGATGTCCGCCAACACCCCTGACCCTGTCCCGTTCCGGGAATCACCCCACCTTTCTGGAGAGGAACAACCTTGGCTTCCTCCCCCTCGTAAACGAGGGGATTCCTATGGCTCGCGCCGTGGGATTTTCTGCTTCGTCGCCGACCGCCCGCCCGGAGTTCTCCGTTGAGGTCTTACACCAGCTCCACAGACAGACACCGCCAGCCCGGCGGCCAAAAGGTTCTTCGCCGCGTTCACGTCCCGGTCGTGGACCGTTCCGCAGTCGCACGTCCAGGTGCGGACATACAGCGGCATCCTGTCCTGCAAGGCACCGCAGTGGGAGCACAACTTGGAGGAGGGGAAGAAGCGGCCCACGACCACCACGTCCCGCCCGTACCAGGCGGCCTTGTACTCCAGAAGGCTCCGGAACTCTGCCCACGCGGCATCGCTGATGGCGCGGGCGAGTTTCCGGTTCCTGACCATATTGCGCACGGTCAGGTCCTCGATCACGAGCGTTTGGTTTTCGCGCACGAGTCGAGTGGTCAGCTTGTGCAGGCCGTCCCTGCGCCGGTCCGTGATCCGGGCGTGGATCCTGGCGACCTTGCGGCGTGCCTTCTCCCGGTTCGCGGAGCCCTTCTCCTTGCGGGCACAGTTGCGCTGCGCCTTGGCGAGGCGGGCGCGGCCGCGGCGTTCGTGCCGGGGGTTGGCGATCTTCTCACCGGTCGACAGGGCCAGCAGGTGGTCCAGGCCGACGTCGATCCCCACCGCCGTATCCGTAGCCGCGAGCGGTTTCACCGTCGGGTCGTCGCACAGCATCGACACGAACCAGCGGCCGGCCGCGTCCCGGGACACGGTCACGGTCGTCGGCACACTGCCCTCGGGCAGGGGGCGGGACCAGACGATGTCCAGCGGCCCGGCCATTTTCGCGAGCTTCAACCGGCCGTCACCGAACGTGAACGCCGAGCTGGTGTACTCCGCCGAGGCGCGGGACCTCCGCTTCGACTTGAACCGTGGGTACTTGGCGCGCTTGGAGAAGAAGTTTGTGAACGCCCCTTGCAGGTGCCGCAGCGCCTGCTGGAGCGGAACCGACGACACCTCGCTGAGGAAGGCCAGTTCCTCGGTCTTCTTCCAGGCCGTCAGCATTGCGGAGGACTGGTTGTAGTTGACCCGCTCCTGCCGCGCCCACGCCTCGGTACGGGCCGCGAGCGCCATGTTGTAGACCTTCCGCACACACCCGAACGTGCGCGACAGCTCCGCTGCCTGCGCATCAGTCGGATAGAAGCGGTACCGATACGCCCGCTTCACGTGAATGGCCATAAGCCCACGAAATACCACGTCAACATGTGACTCCCTAGGGGTAGTTGGTGGTGAACGACGATCCGCCCTGGCGGCGAATCGTCTTTCCCTGCCCTGCTCCGCAGGAGTCCGATTCCTCTCCGCCCTGAAGGACGGAGTGTCTACGGAGGGAACAGATGAGATTCGCGCAGAACCGGCTACGCGCCCCAGCGTCCGCCGCCGTCGCGGTGGCCATCGGCGCCGCGGCGCTCACCGCACTCCCGCCCACCGCGAGCGCCGCCGGCGACGGGCTGAGCGTCCAGTACCGTACGAGCGCCACGGGAGCCACCGCCGACCAGTCCGAACCCTGGTTCAAGGTGAAGAACACCGGCAGCACGACCGTGCAACTGGCGAACGTCAGGATCCGCTACTACTTCAAGGCCGACTCGGCCGGCGCGTCCTATCGCTTCGCCTGTTCCTGGGCCGTCAAGGGCTGCGCCAACGTCACGGGCACCTTCGGCACGCTCGCCAACCCGACCGGCACGGCCGACCGCTACCTGGAGATCGGCTTCACCTCCGGCGCCGGCACGCTCGCGCCGGGCGCCGACACCGGCGACATGCAGCTGCGCTTCTACCAGTCGACATGGCAGTCGCTGAACCAGAGCGACGACTACTCCTTCGGCGCCTCCCAGACGTCGTACGCCGACTGGTCCAAGGTCACCGCGCAGCTGTCCGGCACCACGCTGTGGGGCCAGGCCCCCGCGGGCAACGACCCGACGAACCCGCCCACCGACCCGCCGACCGACCCTCCGGCCACCGGCGCCACGCTGTTCGACGACTTCAACTACAGCGCCTACAACGACCCGAAGGTCTCGGCTCACGGCTGGAGCGTGCGCTCCACCTCCGGCGACCCCGGCGTGTCCGGCGCCACCTGGGCGCCCGACAAGGTCACCTTCGCCACCACGAGCGGCAACTCCCTCATGAACCTGGAGACCTCGACGTCGGGCTCCGGGGAGAGCACCAAGCAGACCGAGATCGTCACCAACGCGCGGAAGTTCAAGAACGGCACCTACGCGGCCCGGGTCAAGTTCAACGACGCGCCCAAGTACGGCCCGGACGGCGACCACCTCGTCCAGACGTTCTTCACCATCAACGACCTCACGGCACCGATGGCGGCCGACTACTCCGAGTACGACTTCGAGTACCTGCCCAACGGCGGCTGGGGCGAGACCTCCGACATCCTCTACACGACGTCCTGGGAGACCTACCAGGCCGACCCGTGGGTGGCGGTCAACCAGCACACCGAGGGCCGGCAGAGCTACAGCGGCTGGCACGACCTGGTGCTGACCATCGACAACAGCAGCATCAAGTACTACATCGACGGACAGCTCTTCGGCACCCATGACTCCGCGTACCTGCCGGAGCGGCCGATGTCGATCAACTTCAACCAGTGGCTGATCGACCTCGCGGGCCAGACCAGCACCACCGCGCGGGCCTACGATGAGCAGGTCGACTACGTCCTGCACGTCAAGGACCAGGTCCTCACGCCGGCGCAGGTCGCCGCCAAGGTGACGGCGTACCGCGGCGCGGGCACCACCTTCGAGGACACCGTCCCCAGCAGCTGATCCCAACGCCCGAGGACGAAAGGCCAGGGCGACCGCGCAGGCCGACGGCGAGTGGCCGAGCCTCTGAGCCTCCTCAAGTCGCTTGGCGCGCAGAGCACATGGCAGTCAGGCTGATCCCCATGACAGGAATCACGGGACTGAGCAAGAAGAACAACTTCGTGCTGGCCATCCGGGACGCGGACGTGGTCGCGGCGACCCTGCGCCAGGCACTGGCCGAGGCCTCGCCGGAAGAGCGCCTCGGTCTGGAACGCGCTGCCGCGCTCGTCGAGTCCACCGCCTCCGCCACCGAGATCGAGCTGCGTGCCCGCTGGGTCCGCTCCCGGCTGGCCGACGTCGGCTTCACCGGGGACATCACCTCGGTCGCGGCGGTGCGGGCGCTGCGCCAGGCGGAACCGAAACTGAGCCTGCTGGCGGCGGTGCAGCTGCAGAAGGACGCAGTGGCCCATCCGGAGTGATCCGGATGGGCCACCCCCTGACACGCGGGGAACGGAGGCTGCCGGAGGCGTTGCGCTGCTCAGGAGGTGAGGTAGCAGGTCTTGCTCACGCCCGGCAGCGGATCGGTGCCGAACGCCGCCGTCGTACAGCCGGTGCCACCGGTGAACGCCTTGTAGAGGAAACGGCCCCGGGCGCCGTAGGCGACGGTCTGCTGTCCGCTGAAGGCGCACGTGCCGCCTTCGGCGGAGCAGGAGGCGGCGTAGCCGACCGGGCCGCCGGTGGCGGTGTAGCAGGCCTTCGACTCGCCGGGAATCGGGTCGCCGAACGTGGCGTCGGTGCACGGGGTGTCACCGGTGGCCGTGATCGTCGTGAACGCGCCGAAGGCGCCGTATGTCACCGGCTGCCCCGCGGCGGCCGGGCAGGTGCCGTTCTGGTCCGCACACTTGGTCCAGCCACCGGGCGGTCCTCCCGCGGGCGCCACGTAGCAGGACTTGGCCACTCCGTCGATGGGATCGCCGAAGTGGGCGTTGGTGCAGGCGACGGAGCCGTTGGTGACCTGGTGGGCGAAGTTGCCGTTGGCGCCGTAGACCACGTCACGGTTGTACCCGGGCACGGCGCAGGTGCCGCCCTCGGCCGCGCAGACGGTGTATCCGGGCGGGCCGCCCGCGTCGGCGACGTAGCAGGACTTGACGAGATTCGACGCCGGGTCGCCACCGAAGGAGTCGTTGGTGCAGGCGGTGCTGCCGGTCACTGTTTTGTATGTGTAGGTCCCAGCCCCGTAGGCGACCGAGCGGGTGCCGCTGAAGGTGCAGGTGCCGCCCTCGCCCGCGCACCGGGTGAAGCCCGGCCGCAGCATGCCGGTAACGGGATCGGCGGGCGGCGTCGGATTGCCCAGTCCGGTGGCGGCCACGGTGTAGCCGCCCGGGGCGACGCCGGTGAGGTAGACGTAGGTGTCGTCCTGGCTCGCGCCGGTGATTCCCGAGGTGGGTGTGAAGGTGCCGTTGCTCCAGACGACGGTGCCGTTCACGGACACCGAGATGTTGCCGCCGCCGAACTTCGGGACGCCGATGCGGCCGGTGGTGCCGGCCGGGCTGGTGAGGTGCGCCGAGTACGTGCCGGCGGCGGGGTCGCGGGACCAGGAGGCGTTGACGGCGCCCTGGGGCATGGTGATGCGGCCCTCGGCGCTGGTCAGGTCGCCGGGGTGCGGGACGAAGCGGTACGTGCCGGTCGCGGACTCGGGTGCGGTGCCGAGCACGTCGAAGGTGAGCGTGGAGGTGGGCGCGGTGGACCAGCCGTGGGCCAGGCTCATGAACGAACCGCCGTAGGCGAGACCGCCGTCGGCCTTGATGCCCTCCCAGAAGGTGCTCTTGGTGCCGATGTCGCTGGTCAGCATGTGGCCCCAGGTGCGGCGGATCTGGTCCAGGGCGGTGTAGTCGTCATTGGCGGTGAAGCGGGCGTTGAGCTCCATGCCGCCGGCGAAGGGCGACACGTTGCCGCCCCACTCGGGGGTGGCGGGGCCGTAGATGCCCCAGTTCTTCCCGAGCCCCGCGATGACACTCTTCGACTTGGCCGCGGAGTCGGTCAACCCGTACCAGACGGCGAGCGAGTTGCCGTCCTGCGGGTACAGGCCACTGGTCGGGTTGTCCTTGTACATGCCCTTCGCGGTGTCCCACAGCAGGGAGTTGGCCGCGGATTTGATGGCGGCCGCCTTGCCGTTCCAGCTCGCGGCGAGCGCGCTGTCGCCCTCGACCGTGGCCAGGGTGGCGCCGCCCTTGAGCGCGGCGTATAGCAGCGCGTTGGCGGAGACGTTCTCGCCGCCTTGGCCGACCCGGGCCCAGTCCTGGGTGCGGGTCACGTTGAGCAGGTTGTTGCCGTCGATCTTGTTGGTGATGAAGGCCATCCCGCGCTTGTAGTCGGCCCATTCGGAGTCCAGCCACGCCCGGTCGGCCGAGTAGGTGTAGTACGTCGACGTCCCCAGCAGCGTCCAGGTGTGGTAGGTGTCCGAGCCGGTGAGGTTGAACGGCGGCCCCGACCAGGGGATTTCGCCTTCCGCCGACTGCGCGTTGTACATCGTGGTGAGCGCGTTGCGGGTCGAGACGAGGTCGTTGGAGTACGCGTACTGCGTGGGTACGGCGATACCCATGTCGCCGGGCCATACCGTACGGTCGCGCTTGGCGCCGTCGACCAGGACGGAGTCACCCACGCCGACGGTGGCGCCGTTGTCCCACGCCGAGGACGGCGGGGGCCAGGCGCGGCCCTGGTTGGAGGCGATCGTGTTGAGCTGCACGGTGTACGCCCCGGCGTACCAGATGCGGTTGAGAAGGTCGTCGCTGGAGGAGAAGTAGTTGGCGTAGTCGGCCGGGTTGGCCTTGCCCGGAGCCGCGGTGAAGTTGAGGCTGACGCCCTTGAGATCCACCCAACCCGAGGTGTCGAGGAAGACCGTCAAGTAGCGGAAGCCGCCCCGCTGTTGAGCGGTGGGCACCGTGTAGGTGCCGTTGGCGGAGGCCGTGGCGTAGAGCGCCCCGTCCTCGCCGTCGCGGCCGCTGCTGCGGTCGCTGTTGTTGCCCACGTACAGGGACGACTCGCTGAAGGCCAGGCCGACGCGCTGGCCGCTACTGCTGGTACTGCCGAAGGACAACGTTGTCACACCACCGACCTCTTTGCCGAAGTCGAGGGTGACGGCCGACTGCGAGCCGGAGATCCGCGTCGGCTGCCCGCTGAGGACGTTCTGCGGGTTCGCGATACTGCCGGAAGTTCGGTAGATCGCGGTCGGCTTGAGGGTGCGCG is a window of Streptomyces sp. NBC_00271 DNA encoding:
- a CDS encoding RNA-guided endonuclease InsQ/TnpB family protein, coding for MAIHVKRAYRYRFYPTDAQAAELSRTFGCVRKVYNMALAARTEAWARQERVNYNQSSAMLTAWKKTEELAFLSEVSSVPLQQALRHLQGAFTNFFSKRAKYPRFKSKRRSRASAEYTSSAFTFGDGRLKLAKMAGPLDIVWSRPLPEGSVPTTVTVSRDAAGRWFVSMLCDDPTVKPLAATDTAVGIDVGLDHLLALSTGEKIANPRHERRGRARLAKAQRNCARKEKGSANREKARRKVARIHARITDRRRDGLHKLTTRLVRENQTLVIEDLTVRNMVRNRKLARAISDAAWAEFRSLLEYKAAWYGRDVVVVGRFFPSSKLCSHCGALQDRMPLYVRTWTCDCGTVHDRDVNAAKNLLAAGLAVSVCGAGVRPQRRTPGGRSATKQKIPRREP
- a CDS encoding cellulose binding domain-containing protein — protein: MRFAQNRLRAPASAAVAVAIGAAALTALPPTASAAGDGLSVQYRTSATGATADQSEPWFKVKNTGSTTVQLANVRIRYYFKADSAGASYRFACSWAVKGCANVTGTFGTLANPTGTADRYLEIGFTSGAGTLAPGADTGDMQLRFYQSTWQSLNQSDDYSFGASQTSYADWSKVTAQLSGTTLWGQAPAGNDPTNPPTDPPTDPPATGATLFDDFNYSAYNDPKVSAHGWSVRSTSGDPGVSGATWAPDKVTFATTSGNSLMNLETSTSGSGESTKQTEIVTNARKFKNGTYAARVKFNDAPKYGPDGDHLVQTFFTINDLTAPMAADYSEYDFEYLPNGGWGETSDILYTTSWETYQADPWVAVNQHTEGRQSYSGWHDLVLTIDNSSIKYYIDGQLFGTHDSAYLPERPMSINFNQWLIDLAGQTSTTARAYDEQVDYVLHVKDQVLTPAQVAAKVTAYRGAGTTFEDTVPSS
- a CDS encoding alpha-L-rhamnosidase-related protein, with amino-acid sequence MAAALLMAPAPATSAATSSTAAGVGKATLDALNYSPTSRTLKPTAIYRTSGSIANPQNVLSGQPTRISGSQSAVTLDFGKEVGGVTTLSFGSTSSSGQRVGLAFSESSLYVGNNSDRSSGRDGEDGALYATASANGTYTVPTAQQRGGFRYLTVFLDTSGWVDLKGVSLNFTAAPGKANPADYANYFSSSDDLLNRIWYAGAYTVQLNTIASNQGRAWPPPSSAWDNGATVGVGDSVLVDGAKRDRTVWPGDMGIAVPTQYAYSNDLVSTRNALTTMYNAQSAEGEIPWSGPPFNLTGSDTYHTWTLLGTSTYYTYSADRAWLDSEWADYKRGMAFITNKIDGNNLLNVTRTQDWARVGQGGENVSANALLYAALKGGATLATVEGDSALAASWNGKAAAIKSAANSLLWDTAKGMYKDNPTSGLYPQDGNSLAVWYGLTDSAAKSKSVIAGLGKNWGIYGPATPEWGGNVSPFAGGMELNARFTANDDYTALDQIRRTWGHMLTSDIGTKSTFWEGIKADGGLAYGGSFMSLAHGWSTAPTSTLTFDVLGTAPESATGTYRFVPHPGDLTSAEGRITMPQGAVNASWSRDPAAGTYSAHLTSPAGTTGRIGVPKFGGGNISVSVNGTVVWSNGTFTPTSGITGASQDDTYVYLTGVAPGGYTVAATGLGNPTPPADPVTGMLRPGFTRCAGEGGTCTFSGTRSVAYGAGTYTYKTVTGSTACTNDSFGGDPASNLVKSCYVADAGGPPGYTVCAAEGGTCAVPGYNRDVVYGANGNFAHQVTNGSVACTNAHFGDPIDGVAKSCYVAPAGGPPGGWTKCADQNGTCPAAAGQPVTYGAFGAFTTITATGDTPCTDATFGDPIPGESKACYTATGGPVGYAASCSAEGGTCAFSGQQTVAYGARGRFLYKAFTGGTGCTTAAFGTDPLPGVSKTCYLTS